Proteins encoded together in one Bradysia coprophila strain Holo2 unplaced genomic scaffold, BU_Bcop_v1 contig_6, whole genome shotgun sequence window:
- the LOC119083387 gene encoding threonine--tRNA ligase, cytoplasmic-like isoform X1 — protein sequence MGFVKAILSNPHIFFGVANRLVKPVRLPISRFYSTQQDDIDQKKVRKLAKKLAVAASEPRFYQARSSKWTELKKRYDQEVASKEQEVIHVTLLDGKVVEGFSWDLTPLQIAQDISHALVQDVYIAKINDQLWDFERPLEADCKIQLLKYDSQDAKTAFWTTAAFTLAEALERLYCTDDGGVVCSIGSTQSGFYADIHLTAKTINRKDIGAIDEQIAKILQNHSKVERIETTKSDANELFAYNPFKLKVISERVCDRLPIYRCGCFIEIVDTPLLRKNKNVNTIKILKMESVLCNGQPIQRVHGVAFPSHKELKDYLKQNKLT from the exons ATGGGATTCGTGAAGGCGATTTTATCCAATcctcacattttttttggagtAGCCAACAGATTAGTCAAGCCAGTTAGACTGCCAATCAGCAGATTCTATTCAACG CAGCAGGATGACATCGATCAAAAGAAAGTAAGAAAACTGGCGAAAAAACTAGCTGTTGCTGCTTCTGAGCCACGCTTCTATCAAGCTCGTTCTAGCAAATGGACTGAGCTAAAGAAAAGATACGATCAAGAGGTGGCATCCAAAGAACAAGAAGTTATTCACGTAACACTGCTTGATGGTAAGGTCGTCGAAGGATTTAGCTGGGATCTGACACCATTGCAAATAGCCCAGGACATTAGCCACGCACTGGTACAAGACGTGTACATTGCTAAAATAAACGATCAACTGTGGGATTTTGAGCGACCATTGGAGGCTGActgtaaaattcaattattgaaatatgatTCTCAAGATGCTAAAACCGCATTCTGGACGACAGCTGCATTTACTTTAGCCGAAGCATTGGAAAGATTATATTGTACAGATGATGGTGGTGTGGTGTGTAGTATCGGTTCCACGCAAAGTGGTTTCTACGCAGACATTCATTTGACAGCGAAAACG ATCAACAGAAAAGACATCGGTGCTATTGATGAGCAAATCGCTAAAATACTACAAAACCACAGCAAAGTCGAACGCATTGAGACTACGAAAAGTGATGCAAATGAATTGTTTGCCtataatccgttcaaattgaAAGTGATCAGCGAACGTGTGTGTGATAGACTACCTATATACCGATGTGGCTGTTTCATTGAAATCGTCGATACTCCACTTCTTCGTAAGAATAAAAATGTGAACACCATCAAGATACTAAAG ATGGAGTCGGTACTTTGCAATGGCCAGCCCATACAACGCGTTCATGGTGTAGCTTTTCCATCGCACAAAGAATTGAAGGATTACCTTAAGCAGAATAAATTGACGTAG
- the LOC119083387 gene encoding threonine--tRNA ligase, cytoplasmic-like isoform X2 — translation MGFVKAILSNPHIFFGVANRLVKPVRLPISRFYSTQDDIDQKKVRKLAKKLAVAASEPRFYQARSSKWTELKKRYDQEVASKEQEVIHVTLLDGKVVEGFSWDLTPLQIAQDISHALVQDVYIAKINDQLWDFERPLEADCKIQLLKYDSQDAKTAFWTTAAFTLAEALERLYCTDDGGVVCSIGSTQSGFYADIHLTAKTINRKDIGAIDEQIAKILQNHSKVERIETTKSDANELFAYNPFKLKVISERVCDRLPIYRCGCFIEIVDTPLLRKNKNVNTIKILKMESVLCNGQPIQRVHGVAFPSHKELKDYLKQNKLT, via the exons ATGGGATTCGTGAAGGCGATTTTATCCAATcctcacattttttttggagtAGCCAACAGATTAGTCAAGCCAGTTAGACTGCCAATCAGCAGATTCTATTCAACG CAGGATGACATCGATCAAAAGAAAGTAAGAAAACTGGCGAAAAAACTAGCTGTTGCTGCTTCTGAGCCACGCTTCTATCAAGCTCGTTCTAGCAAATGGACTGAGCTAAAGAAAAGATACGATCAAGAGGTGGCATCCAAAGAACAAGAAGTTATTCACGTAACACTGCTTGATGGTAAGGTCGTCGAAGGATTTAGCTGGGATCTGACACCATTGCAAATAGCCCAGGACATTAGCCACGCACTGGTACAAGACGTGTACATTGCTAAAATAAACGATCAACTGTGGGATTTTGAGCGACCATTGGAGGCTGActgtaaaattcaattattgaaatatgatTCTCAAGATGCTAAAACCGCATTCTGGACGACAGCTGCATTTACTTTAGCCGAAGCATTGGAAAGATTATATTGTACAGATGATGGTGGTGTGGTGTGTAGTATCGGTTCCACGCAAAGTGGTTTCTACGCAGACATTCATTTGACAGCGAAAACG ATCAACAGAAAAGACATCGGTGCTATTGATGAGCAAATCGCTAAAATACTACAAAACCACAGCAAAGTCGAACGCATTGAGACTACGAAAAGTGATGCAAATGAATTGTTTGCCtataatccgttcaaattgaAAGTGATCAGCGAACGTGTGTGTGATAGACTACCTATATACCGATGTGGCTGTTTCATTGAAATCGTCGATACTCCACTTCTTCGTAAGAATAAAAATGTGAACACCATCAAGATACTAAAG ATGGAGTCGGTACTTTGCAATGGCCAGCCCATACAACGCGTTCATGGTGTAGCTTTTCCATCGCACAAAGAATTGAAGGATTACCTTAAGCAGAATAAATTGACGTAG